In Nitrosophilus alvini, the following are encoded in one genomic region:
- the abc-f gene encoding ribosomal protection-like ABC-F family protein, with protein MALVDLKEISKQFEAQKILCDVDFHVDEFERIAIVGKNGSGKSTLMKIIQGSLDPDSGERRTRQNINIQMLSQAPKFEDNLKVREAIENELTQLKEARKRYEEISVRLAEDFENRTLLNELDKLANFLDYHNAWNLDDKIERVLQEFDLKRYEDRFINLLSGGEQRRVALAGLLLKKPDILLLDEPTNHLDVYMVSFLEEMLLKDKFTIVFISHDRYFIDRIATRTVEIEDCRLRSFKGGYSDYLSQKEELLKSMQKEHENLLRLLKQEEEWLRRGVRARIKRNEGRKKRVLELREQAKKNPALIKKIKLELEREKKHFNREESQNRKKMLYELENVTKKLGDNLLIKDFTTRILQKDRIAIVGKNGSGKSTLLKLLLGELEPDSGVIKRGEFKIGYFDQHRKMLDDDKNLIETFCPNGGDRVEVQGRSMHVFGYLKNFLFPKEFLDKKIGVLSGGEKNRVALALLFTKKVDCLILDEPTNDLDIPTINILEEYIQNFPGSVIFVSHDRYFVDKIAKKLFIFKGNGEIEESYQTYTEYLEIEKELENLKNFERELENEKPKRVRVKKEKLSFKEQKLLEELPSKIEAIEEQMSHINECLADPSCYEEKGINRLASELEELEKEHEKLLEIYIELEEKREKIEAESI; from the coding sequence ATGGCGTTAGTGGATCTGAAAGAGATTTCAAAACAGTTTGAAGCACAAAAAATTTTATGTGATGTAGATTTTCATGTGGACGAATTTGAAAGAATTGCCATTGTAGGAAAGAACGGCAGCGGAAAATCGACTCTGATGAAAATCATCCAGGGATCTCTGGACCCTGACAGCGGGGAGAGAAGAACCAGGCAAAATATCAATATACAGATGCTTTCGCAAGCCCCTAAGTTTGAAGACAATCTCAAAGTCAGAGAAGCCATAGAAAACGAACTGACCCAACTGAAAGAGGCAAGAAAAAGATATGAAGAGATAAGTGTCAGACTGGCGGAAGATTTTGAAAACAGAACACTTTTGAATGAACTTGACAAACTTGCAAACTTTCTTGATTATCACAACGCCTGGAACCTTGATGACAAGATAGAGAGAGTCCTGCAAGAATTCGACCTGAAAAGATATGAAGATAGATTTATAAACCTTCTTTCAGGGGGTGAGCAAAGAAGAGTCGCTCTTGCAGGGCTGCTTCTGAAAAAACCCGATATTCTCCTTCTTGACGAACCGACGAACCATCTGGATGTATATATGGTCTCTTTTCTTGAAGAAATGCTTTTAAAAGATAAATTCACCATAGTTTTCATCTCCCATGACAGATATTTTATAGATAGAATCGCCACAAGAACCGTTGAAATCGAAGATTGTCGTCTGAGAAGTTTCAAAGGCGGATACAGTGACTATCTGAGCCAAAAAGAAGAACTGCTTAAAAGTATGCAAAAAGAACACGAAAATCTTCTCAGGCTTTTAAAGCAGGAAGAAGAGTGGCTCAGACGCGGAGTAAGAGCCAGGATAAAAAGAAACGAAGGCAGGAAAAAAAGAGTATTGGAACTAAGAGAGCAGGCAAAAAAGAACCCGGCACTTATCAAAAAAATAAAACTCGAACTTGAACGGGAAAAAAAACATTTCAACCGCGAAGAGAGCCAAAATAGAAAAAAGATGCTCTATGAGCTTGAAAATGTAACTAAAAAACTGGGGGACAACCTCCTTATCAAAGATTTTACCACAAGAATTCTGCAAAAAGACCGAATCGCCATCGTAGGAAAAAACGGCAGCGGCAAATCGACCCTTCTAAAACTTCTTTTGGGAGAACTAGAACCAGATAGCGGTGTGATAAAAAGAGGAGAGTTTAAGATAGGCTATTTTGACCAGCACAGGAAGATGCTCGATGACGACAAAAATCTCATAGAGACATTCTGCCCCAACGGTGGAGACCGCGTAGAGGTACAGGGTAGAAGTATGCATGTATTCGGTTATCTCAAAAACTTCCTGTTTCCAAAAGAGTTCTTAGATAAAAAGATAGGAGTACTGAGCGGTGGAGAGAAAAACAGAGTGGCTCTTGCCCTGCTCTTTACAAAAAAGGTCGACTGCCTCATACTCGATGAACCTACAAACGATCTGGACATTCCTACCATCAATATTCTTGAAGAATATATCCAGAATTTTCCCGGCTCCGTCATCTTCGTCAGCCACGACAGATATTTCGTGGACAAAATAGCAAAAAAACTCTTTATCTTCAAAGGAAATGGAGAGATAGAGGAATCATACCAGACATATACCGAATATCTTGAGATCGAAAAAGAGCTTGAGAATCTGAAAAATTTCGAAAGAGAGCTTGAAAACGAAAAACCAAAAAGAGTGAGAGTAAAAAAAGAAAAACTCTCTTTCAAAGAGCAAAAACTCCTTGAAGAGCTCCCTTCAAAAATAGAGGCCATCGAAGAGCAGATGAGTCATATCAATGAATGCCTAGCAGATCCTTCCTGCTATGAAGAAAAAGGTATAAACAGACTTGCCTCAGAACTTGAAGAGTTGGAAAAAGAGCATGAAAAACTGCTTGAAATTTATATAGAGCTTGAAGAGAAAAGAGAAAAAATAGAAGCAGAGTCCATATGA